A genomic segment from Orientia tsutsugamushi str. Boryong encodes:
- a CDS encoding valine--tRNA ligase, with protein sequence MAELSANYNYLENEPKWQDDWQKKNIYQWNSTLPKDKTFIVDPPPPTVSGDLHIGHAMSFIQLDCIVRYQRMLGKNIFFPIGFDDNGLPTERFVEKIKNVRASNIARPDFIKMCQEVVIAKEGEFCKFLNAIGLSVDWSLKYQTISSLSCKISQMSFLDLVNKNQVYRNHQPVLWDCIDQTALSQADVEDKERITSMYYIAFAVMNSELKVQIATTRPEMLPACCAIFFNPNDIRYQHLHNQFAITPLFKSVVPILAEETVDINKGSGLVMCCTFGDTKDVAWWRKHNLPTRIIIDYYGKVKPLDFTVSSQNQEKFTEYYNQITGLKIAQARNKVVELLHHNQLIIKQEQISQTVKQAERSGAILEIIMAPQWFIKVVEHKDALLQKSQELEWYPKSMKIKLDNWINSLAWDWCISRQRYFGIPFPVWYSKREGEEGKIIFADISQLPVDPLYDLPAGYSKDEVIPDSDVMDTWATSSLSPQLSSHGISSNLTIDSTRHNQLFPADLRSQAHEIIRTWTFYTIVKSYLHQNSLPWSKIMISGWCLADDRKKMSKSKGNIILPTELIKRYGADAVRYWALTSQLGHDCVVSEQVIGIGKKLVNKLWNAARFILQHITGKLTAEFLISAKHCVEKKVISCTTDLWMLSKLQDTVNNTSNLLNNYEYASARLYVEEFFLKDFCDNYLELVKSRIYDHSSEYQKSAIYSVFWGLKTILELFAPFVPFITEELYAAIYQSNNLCNGSIHSSNKWPLAQNFYNDELILTTGNLAINILTLVRKSKSARKLSVKAPISLLQVKYDSDSYQQLPSDLVDDLKLVTNSNEFSIVTNFTTIDDLITGDGITVNIVYPGSMKHEC encoded by the coding sequence ATGGCCGAATTGTCAGCAAATTACAACTATTTAGAAAATGAACCAAAGTGGCAAGATGATTGGCAGAAAAAAAATATATATCAATGGAATTCTACTCTTCCAAAAGATAAAACGTTTATTGTTGATCCTCCGCCACCTACAGTTTCTGGTGATTTGCATATAGGGCATGCAATGAGTTTTATTCAACTTGATTGTATTGTTAGATATCAACGAATGCTGGGAAAAAATATATTTTTTCCTATTGGTTTTGATGATAATGGTCTACCTACTGAAAGATTTGTTGAAAAAATAAAAAATGTCCGTGCTTCTAATATTGCAAGACCAGATTTTATTAAAATGTGCCAGGAAGTTGTAATAGCAAAGGAAGGAGAGTTTTGTAAATTTTTAAATGCAATTGGGCTATCAGTAGATTGGTCATTAAAGTATCAAACCATTAGTTCATTGTCATGTAAAATATCACAAATGTCATTTCTTGACTTGGTTAATAAAAATCAAGTTTATCGCAATCATCAGCCAGTATTGTGGGATTGTATTGATCAAACTGCTTTATCTCAAGCTGATGTTGAAGATAAGGAAAGAATAACATCAATGTATTACATTGCTTTTGCAGTTATGAACAGTGAACTAAAGGTACAAATTGCTACTACTAGGCCAGAAATGCTGCCTGCATGTTGTGCTATATTTTTTAACCCAAATGATATCAGATATCAGCATTTGCATAACCAATTTGCTATTACTCCATTATTTAAGTCAGTAGTTCCAATACTTGCAGAGGAAACAGTAGATATAAATAAAGGTAGTGGATTGGTAATGTGCTGTACATTTGGTGATACTAAGGATGTTGCATGGTGGAGAAAACATAATCTACCTACTAGAATTATTATTGATTATTATGGTAAAGTTAAACCTCTAGACTTTACAGTTAGTAGTCAAAATCAAGAAAAATTTACAGAATATTACAATCAAATTACTGGCCTGAAAATTGCCCAAGCTAGAAACAAAGTTGTAGAGTTATTACATCATAATCAACTAATTATAAAACAGGAACAGATATCTCAAACTGTTAAGCAAGCGGAAAGATCAGGGGCTATACTAGAGATAATTATGGCGCCTCAGTGGTTTATCAAAGTTGTAGAACATAAAGATGCTTTGCTACAAAAATCACAAGAATTAGAGTGGTATCCAAAATCCATGAAGATTAAACTTGATAATTGGATTAATAGTTTAGCATGGGATTGGTGTATTAGTAGGCAACGCTACTTTGGCATACCATTTCCTGTGTGGTATTCAAAGAGAGAAGGTGAGGAAGGCAAAATTATCTTTGCTGATATATCTCAATTACCTGTTGATCCATTATATGATTTGCCAGCTGGGTACAGTAAAGATGAAGTAATTCCAGATTCTGATGTTATGGATACTTGGGCTACAAGCTCATTATCTCCACAACTATCTAGCCATGGTATCTCATCTAATTTAACTATTGACTCAACTAGACATAATCAACTATTTCCTGCTGATTTAAGATCTCAAGCTCATGAGATAATTAGAACATGGACTTTTTATACTATAGTAAAATCTTATTTACATCAAAATAGCTTGCCTTGGTCTAAAATTATGATAAGTGGTTGGTGCTTAGCTGATGATAGAAAAAAAATGTCAAAATCTAAAGGAAATATTATACTACCAACTGAATTAATTAAACGTTACGGAGCAGATGCAGTTAGATATTGGGCATTAACTTCTCAACTTGGACATGATTGCGTAGTATCAGAACAGGTTATTGGCATTGGTAAAAAATTAGTAAATAAATTATGGAATGCTGCTAGATTTATTCTGCAGCATATTACAGGCAAACTTACTGCAGAGTTCTTGATATCAGCTAAGCATTGCGTTGAAAAAAAGGTTATAAGCTGTACTACTGACTTATGGATGCTAAGTAAATTACAAGATACAGTCAACAATACATCAAACTTGTTAAACAATTATGAGTATGCTTCTGCTAGATTATATGTTGAAGAATTTTTCTTGAAAGACTTCTGTGATAACTATCTTGAGCTAGTTAAATCAAGAATATATGATCATAGCAGCGAATATCAAAAAAGTGCAATTTATAGTGTATTTTGGGGATTAAAAACTATTTTAGAGCTATTTGCTCCATTTGTGCCTTTTATTACTGAAGAGTTGTATGCAGCTATCTATCAATCCAATAATTTATGCAATGGTTCAATTCATAGCAGTAATAAATGGCCATTGGCGCAAAACTTTTATAACGATGAGTTAATTTTAACTACAGGAAATCTAGCTATTAATATTCTCACATTAGTAAGAAAATCAAAATCAGCAAGAAAATTATCAGTAAAAGCCCCAATATCATTATTACAAGTAAAATATGATAGTGATAGCTATCAGCAATTACCAAGTGATCTTGTAGATGATTTGAAGTTGGTAACCAACAGTAATGAATTTTCAATTGTTACTAATTTTACTACTATTGATGATTTAATAACTGGGGATGGAATTACAGTTAATATAGTTTATCCTGGGTCAATGAAACATGAATGCTAA
- a CDS encoding UbiA family prenyltransferase, which translates to MTTFLRIIYQFNLLIKLSRLNNPVGIFLLFFPCCFGIGLVSLEQVKYNSLVILFLGSILMRSFGCIVNDIVDKDIDCRVARTKLRPLANNQITVTNAIIYLMVISMVALMLLMQLSNLAIFLAILASTLIFIYPFMKRITYYPQVVLGIIFNSGALISYANVTNNLTIASVVMYIGCIFWTIGYDTIYAFADAADDEKIKVKSLALVLKNNKYKLWILASLYLTFISMFVESILLSAFKLSIFAVLFIVAATALLMWQIVTLDVTQPLNCLTRFKANTIVGLLLFIAMILLQ; encoded by the coding sequence ATGACTACTTTTTTAAGAATAATATACCAATTTAATCTTTTAATAAAGCTATCTCGTTTAAACAATCCAGTTGGTATTTTTTTGTTATTTTTTCCGTGTTGTTTTGGAATAGGATTAGTTTCATTAGAACAAGTCAAATATAACAGTTTAGTTATTCTTTTCCTTGGTAGTATATTAATGCGTAGTTTTGGCTGCATAGTAAATGATATTGTAGATAAAGATATTGACTGTAGAGTTGCTAGAACTAAACTTCGCCCACTTGCAAACAATCAAATAACAGTTACTAATGCAATTATATATCTAATGGTTATCTCAATGGTTGCGTTAATGCTACTAATGCAACTATCAAATTTAGCTATTTTTTTAGCTATTTTAGCATCAACATTAATCTTTATTTACCCATTTATGAAGCGTATTACTTATTATCCTCAAGTTGTTTTAGGTATTATTTTTAATTCTGGCGCTTTGATATCTTATGCTAACGTCACCAATAATTTAACTATAGCAAGTGTTGTAATGTATATTGGCTGTATTTTTTGGACTATTGGTTATGATACAATCTATGCCTTTGCAGATGCTGCTGATGATGAAAAGATAAAGGTTAAATCTTTAGCTTTAGTGCTTAAAAATAACAAGTATAAGCTATGGATTTTAGCATCACTATATCTTACATTTATCAGTATGTTCGTTGAATCGATATTATTATCTGCATTTAAATTATCAATTTTTGCTGTGCTGTTTATAGTTGCTGCTACAGCATTATTAATGTGGCAAATTGTTACATTAGATGTTACTCAACCACTGAATTGTTTAACACGGTTTAAAGCAAATACTATTGTCGGGTTGTTACTTTTTATAGCTATGATTTTGCTACAATAA
- a CDS encoding LD-carboxypeptidase, which yields MRFIILLFSFVVASVSICFAIPDTIIDVIAPSSKGSELNLQLIEDYLESIGVKANVPENIYSDNEPLYSNTDEFRAESLVKALTNPKSIAIWCIRGGRGASRLIPYLEKLPDDVKKKIAQNKNRKILMGFSDVSVLHIYLQNKYDWSTLHSPMLEQIVDNKISQDSIDKLELLISGYRNNIKFNLKMIDNGIELNDGILESKVVGGSISLVRASIGTCWQIDTKDKILFLEEVEPDPALLEMRLEHLKQAHILDEVQAVIFGDILCTNDEQLLELVKHRFAQSVNFPVFTLNGIGHARTNYPLPLNTRAVINHIKGNRFSMTVDMPAEWRRR from the coding sequence ATGCGTTTTATTATTCTTCTTTTTTCTTTTGTAGTTGCAAGTGTAAGCATTTGCTTTGCTATACCAGATACAATAATTGATGTCATAGCACCAAGTTCTAAAGGTAGTGAATTAAATCTACAATTAATAGAAGATTACTTAGAATCTATAGGTGTAAAAGCTAATGTTCCAGAAAATATCTACAGTGACAATGAACCATTGTATTCTAATACAGATGAGTTTAGAGCTGAAAGTTTAGTTAAAGCATTAACCAATCCGAAGAGTATAGCTATTTGGTGTATTAGAGGAGGAAGAGGAGCTAGTAGGTTAATTCCATACCTGGAAAAGCTACCTGACGATGTAAAAAAGAAGATTGCGCAAAATAAAAATAGAAAAATCCTGATGGGCTTTAGTGATGTTAGTGTTTTACATATTTATTTACAAAATAAGTATGATTGGAGCACTTTGCATTCTCCAATGCTAGAGCAGATAGTAGACAATAAAATATCTCAGGATTCTATTGATAAATTAGAATTATTAATCTCAGGATACCGTAATAATATCAAATTCAATCTAAAAATGATTGACAATGGTATTGAATTAAATGATGGTATATTAGAATCGAAGGTTGTTGGCGGTTCTATATCATTAGTTAGAGCTAGCATAGGTACATGTTGGCAAATAGATACAAAGGATAAAATCCTATTTTTAGAGGAGGTAGAACCTGACCCAGCTCTACTAGAGATGAGGTTAGAACATTTAAAGCAAGCTCATATTTTAGATGAAGTACAAGCTGTAATTTTTGGTGATATACTATGTACCAATGATGAACAGTTACTAGAATTAGTTAAGCATAGATTTGCTCAAAGCGTAAACTTTCCTGTATTTACACTAAATGGCATTGGGCATGCTCGTACTAATTACCCTTTACCTCTTAATACTCGAGCTGTCATTAATCATATTAAAGGCAATCGTTTCTCTATGACAGTAGATATGCCAGCAGAATGGCGTAGAAGATAA
- a CDS encoding peroxiredoxin, with amino-acid sequence MLVLYFYPKDNTPGCTIEAQKFNEAISEFNKLNTIILGVSKDNIASHQKFKDKLCLKFRI; translated from the coding sequence ATTTTAGTACTGTACTTTTATCCTAAAGATAATACTCCTGGATGTACAATTGAAGCACAGAAATTTAATGAAGCTATTTCTGAATTCAATAAATTAAACACAATAATTCTTGGTGTATCAAAAGATAATATTGCTTCACATCAAAAATTTAAAGATAAGCTCTGTTTAAAATTTAGGATATGA
- a CDS encoding tyrosine-type recombinase/integrase: protein MEKLKQYPYSSESDCVLSGQRGNSRHLKNINIAWKKACKRARLKNLRIHDLRRTVGSWMANFGISITIIGKVLNHNDSQSTKFYTHLNIYIVRYAIQKFANEIDKCSNL, encoded by the coding sequence ATAGAAAAATTAAAACAGTATCCATATTCATCAGAAAGTGATTGTGTACTTTCTGGACAAAGAGGAAATAGTAGACATTTAAAGAACATAAATATAGCATGGAAAAAAGCTTGTAAAAGGGCTAGATTAAAAAATTTAAGGATACACGATCTTAGAAGAACTGTTGGTAGTTGGATGGCAAATTTTGGAATATCAATAACTATAATTGGCAAAGTGTTAAATCATAATGACTCTCAATCAACAAAATTTTATACACATCTTAATATATATATTGTACGATATGCAATACAAAAATTTGCTAATGAAATTGATAAGTGCTCCAATTTATGA
- the coxB gene encoding cytochrome c oxidase subunit II, giving the protein MLILSYNTPIYSNAPKAWQMYFQPQVTEAMSSIRGLHDFVLIILAMVVLIVLGLLIYICTKFNSKSHPKPMQFSANYKLEAIWTLIPALLLVIIAVPSFKILYNIETIPPIEMNIKVVGYQWYWHYQYPDHDNIGFNSNILDDSELKPGDLRLLEVDNRLVIPENTWIRFIITAGDAIHSFAVPAFGTKIDAVPGRINETWIKVQKKGVYYGQCSELCGVNHGFMPIAIEVVSKEEFTDWIKTAKQKFAE; this is encoded by the coding sequence TTGTTAATACTAAGTTACAACACACCAATATACTCTAACGCTCCTAAAGCATGGCAGATGTATTTTCAGCCTCAAGTAACAGAAGCAATGTCATCGATACGTGGTCTCCATGATTTTGTTTTGATTATATTAGCTATGGTAGTACTAATTGTCCTAGGGCTACTTATCTATATATGTACAAAATTTAATTCAAAATCTCATCCAAAACCAATGCAGTTTTCTGCTAATTACAAACTAGAAGCAATATGGACATTAATTCCTGCATTATTGCTGGTTATTATTGCAGTACCATCATTTAAAATATTATACAATATAGAAACAATTCCACCAATAGAAATGAATATTAAAGTAGTAGGATATCAGTGGTACTGGCATTATCAATACCCAGACCATGATAATATAGGCTTTAATAGTAATATCCTTGATGATAGTGAGCTAAAACCAGGAGATTTAAGATTACTAGAAGTAGATAATAGATTAGTTATACCTGAAAATACCTGGATTAGGTTTATTATCACAGCTGGTGATGCAATTCATAGTTTTGCAGTCCCAGCTTTTGGTACTAAAATTGATGCTGTACCTGGAAGAATCAATGAGACGTGGATTAAAGTACAAAAAAAAGGAGTATATTATGGACAGTGCTCAGAGCTATGTGGAGTAAATCATGGATTTATGCCAATTGCTATTGAAGTAGTTTCAAAAGAAGAATTTACTGATTGGATCAAAACAGCTAAACAAAAATTTGCAGAATAA
- a CDS encoding RDD family protein, with product MKKQYSYVKLMPRLLALQLDTCIIGTISHPFRQYVCDHLLRLNDLYLPDITTLNLEQLKAFFFLPKNITYCLECSLVSIAILFIYFVGFWIKFDTTIGKLLMGIKIIDSDTFTKPTKSQYVKRFFGYSLGIFSLLIIPFDKHHRGLHDKIAGTTIIKI from the coding sequence ATGAAAAAGCAATATTCTTATGTTAAACTAATGCCACGGTTACTTGCCCTACAATTAGATACATGTATCATCGGAACAATTTCTCACCCATTTAGACAATATGTATGTGATCATCTATTACGTTTAAATGACTTGTATCTACCTGATATTACTACCCTAAATCTAGAACAACTGAAAGCATTCTTTTTTTTACCTAAAAATATTACTTATTGCCTTGAATGCAGTTTAGTTTCTATAGCAATATTATTTATATATTTCGTTGGTTTTTGGATAAAGTTTGATACCACCATAGGTAAATTATTAATGGGAATCAAAATCATCGACAGCGATACGTTTACTAAGCCTACTAAATCTCAATATGTAAAAAGATTCTTTGGATATTCACTAGGAATATTTAGCTTGCTTATTATACCTTTTGATAAGCATCACAGAGGATTGCATGATAAAATTGCTGGTACAACTATTATAAAAATATAA
- a CDS encoding type IV secretion system protein: protein MNQQNTLFLKFLVGIILFCSVISYSIAECIDADDFGFPIIAISSRYDTKQLTGQKDNQVAPWIDSKLLVNGKPLVVMVKHWNYHEYDNDISHLSAWSAWYGTNKNKHTLASITKRFPECRFRNNKTFSDSYDDNDDIPVINPPCLFKHGIGLYALIAKPGVDPNANVHSQSYGIPKKTINFHVGQNYLSSLNSTELDSGFLDTTPDGNIVKTGGYFHKYQDQEAEQYVGGRLYFKILDRFYDDNNGQYKIIIKSGVGDEKDSPETFLINIVKEMLFGNKKNQNKNGIIQNLFINILKNPSYKIVVNLTLILFIAFSGLAFLIGNINMTAHELVLRTVKILVISVLLNSDTAWKFFYDYLFFIFVDGPQFIIKTINEATAIGPGSSSILGLMIAPHTLKKLFSILFVDWGGFIYIICYLILLYYIFIISFKATVLYLNALILVGIGIIVGPVFLCFVLFQFTKPIFENWIKQLTIYALQPVILFAGIAFVGMFIRHEIYASLGFRVCEVPFPPIANTLIKIISGDSSKKQSLLNLWFPAQVLKKTLLFSQKCANIPVPEDHIVYRDQKPWQCSDGISGNSKQLITSTDPSNEKHCSAYECKANRYVELPFLDPNINKDRYRIRNFFAGNFVQWDSLLLLAACVFLLSMFNDNAIALANYISSGGDRSSASEKSTTAIVSTVTPPSPTTFIPAAFSKIGQQRTKNSNSHSNSNSRSGINTGPKK from the coding sequence ATGAATCAGCAAAATACATTATTCTTAAAGTTTCTTGTTGGTATTATACTATTCTGCTCTGTAATTAGTTATAGTATAGCTGAATGTATAGATGCTGATGATTTTGGATTTCCTATAATTGCTATATCATCAAGATATGATACTAAGCAGCTTACTGGACAAAAAGATAACCAAGTAGCACCTTGGATTGATAGTAAGCTTTTAGTTAATGGGAAGCCATTGGTTGTCATGGTTAAACATTGGAATTATCATGAATATGATAATGATATCAGTCATCTCTCAGCTTGGTCAGCATGGTATGGAACTAATAAAAATAAACATACGCTTGCTAGCATTACAAAAAGATTTCCAGAATGTAGGTTTCGCAATAATAAAACTTTTTCTGATTCATATGATGATAATGATGATATACCAGTTATTAATCCTCCATGTTTATTTAAACATGGTATTGGCCTTTATGCTTTGATTGCAAAGCCTGGTGTTGATCCAAACGCTAATGTTCATTCTCAATCGTATGGTATTCCAAAAAAAACTATTAATTTTCATGTAGGCCAAAACTACCTTAGTTCTCTTAATTCTACTGAGTTAGACTCAGGTTTTTTGGATACTACACCTGATGGAAACATAGTCAAAACTGGAGGATATTTTCATAAATATCAGGATCAGGAGGCTGAACAGTATGTTGGAGGAAGATTGTATTTCAAAATCCTAGATAGATTTTATGATGACAATAATGGACAATATAAGATTATTATTAAGTCTGGTGTTGGAGATGAAAAAGATTCACCAGAAACATTTCTTATAAATATAGTTAAAGAAATGCTATTTGGTAACAAAAAAAATCAAAATAAAAATGGAATAATTCAAAATCTCTTTATAAACATTCTCAAAAATCCAAGCTATAAAATAGTTGTTAACCTTACTTTGATATTATTTATCGCATTTAGTGGGCTAGCTTTTTTAATAGGTAATATTAATATGACTGCTCATGAGTTAGTACTTAGAACAGTAAAAATTTTGGTAATATCTGTTTTGCTGAATTCTGATACAGCTTGGAAATTTTTCTATGATTATCTATTCTTTATTTTTGTAGATGGCCCTCAATTTATTATTAAGACTATCAACGAAGCAACAGCAATAGGACCAGGATCATCAAGCATATTAGGGCTAATGATTGCTCCTCATACTTTAAAAAAGTTATTTTCAATACTATTTGTAGATTGGGGCGGGTTTATTTACATTATTTGTTACTTAATATTATTATACTATATCTTCATAATTAGCTTTAAAGCAACAGTACTATATCTTAATGCTTTAATTTTGGTTGGTATAGGAATAATTGTAGGTCCTGTTTTCCTCTGTTTTGTTTTATTTCAGTTTACTAAACCAATTTTTGAAAATTGGATTAAGCAACTAACTATATATGCTCTTCAGCCAGTGATATTATTTGCTGGCATCGCGTTTGTAGGAATGTTTATCAGACATGAAATATATGCTTCTCTTGGTTTCAGAGTTTGTGAAGTGCCTTTTCCTCCTATTGCTAACACATTAATAAAAATTATTAGCGGTGATAGCTCTAAAAAACAATCGCTCTTAAATTTATGGTTTCCAGCTCAGGTACTTAAGAAAACCTTATTATTCAGTCAAAAATGTGCTAATATACCTGTACCTGAAGATCATATTGTATATCGTGATCAAAAACCATGGCAATGCAGTGATGGAATATCTGGTAATAGCAAGCAATTAATTACTTCAACAGATCCATCAAATGAAAAGCACTGTTCCGCATATGAATGTAAAGCGAACCGTTACGTAGAATTACCATTTTTAGATCCTAATATCAATAAAGATAGATATAGAATAAGAAACTTTTTTGCTGGTAATTTCGTGCAGTGGGATAGCTTATTACTACTTGCAGCTTGTGTATTTTTACTTAGCATGTTTAATGATAATGCAATAGCACTTGCAAATTATATTAGCAGCGGAGGAGATAGATCATCAGCTAGCGAAAAATCAACTACAGCAATAGTATCAACAGTAACTCCACCATCACCAACAACATTCATACCAGCTGCATTTAGTAAAATTGGTCAACAACGTACCAAAAATAGTAACTCACATTCTAATTCTAATAGTAGATCTGGAATTAATACAGGACCTAAAAAATAA
- a CDS encoding tetratricopeptide repeat protein, which yields MKFVKYITAVLLLTLLNTAIASKRNNNQHVTSEILMQDKARLAEKHFYVGISFLKLNKYQEAIENFDLAIKYKPNYSEAYINKVICLDSLGQQQAAIENFDLAIKYNPNLAEANYNKGFCLEVN from the coding sequence ATGAAATTTGTAAAATATATAACAGCTGTTTTATTATTAACACTGTTAAATACAGCCATTGCATCAAAACGAAACAACAATCAACATGTTACATCAGAAATTTTAATGCAGGATAAAGCCAGGTTAGCAGAAAAACATTTTTATGTTGGAATTTCATTTCTTAAGTTAAACAAATATCAAGAAGCAATAGAAAATTTTGATTTAGCTATTAAGTACAAACCTAATTATTCAGAAGCTTATATTAATAAAGTGATTTGTTTAGATTCATTAGGACAACAGCAAGCAGCGATAGAAAATTTTGATTTAGCTATTAAGTATAATCCTAATTTGGCAGAAGCTAATTATAATAAAGGATTTTGTTTAGAGGTAAATTAG
- a CDS encoding transposase, with translation MRSKKGTHVSSKKSGKYYECTNIIAGYVITSMIFNASCNTRLFEAWVEQLLIKELKPAQFIVMDNAAFHKSKKLKS, from the coding sequence TTGCGGAGCAAAAAAGGAACTCATGTGAGCAGCAAAAAGAGTGGTAAATATTATGAATGTACAAATATTATAGCTGGTTATGTAATCACATCTATGATATTCAATGCTTCATGTAATACAAGATTATTTGAAGCTTGGGTGGAGCAGTTATTAATTAAGGAATTAAAGCCTGCTCAGTTCATAGTAATGGATAATGCAGCATTTCATAAATCAAAAAAACTAAAGAGTTAA